The Rhea pennata isolate bPtePen1 chromosome Z, bPtePen1.pri, whole genome shotgun sequence genome includes a region encoding these proteins:
- the GPX8 gene encoding probable glutathione peroxidase 8 isoform X2, with protein MESLTTTYPLKYSVPKARVFVVFLSMVLCTAVLCLLQLKFFKPKIKDFYSFEVKDSRGRIVSLEKYRGKILQRKSLDGISGNILSALKVKL; from the exons atggaGTCTCTCACAACTACttatcctttaaaatattccGTGCCGAAAGCCAGGgtctttgttgtttttctgtcgATGGTTTTGTGTACTGCAGTTCTCTGCCTATTGCAACTCAAGTTTTTTAAACctaaaatcaaagatttttattctttcgAAGTCAAGGATTCACGAGGAAGGATTGTTTCCTTGGAAAAGTACAGAGGGAAA ATTCTTCAAAGAAAGAGCCTAGATGGAATTTCTGGAAATATCTTGTCAGCCCTGAAGGTAAAGTTGTGA
- the GPX8 gene encoding probable glutathione peroxidase 8 isoform X1 — protein sequence MESLTTTYPLKYSVPKARVFVVFLSMVLCTAVLCLLQLKFFKPKIKDFYSFEVKDSRGRIVSLEKYRGKATLVVNVASYCQHTDKNYIALQELHREFGPSHFTVLAFPCNQFGESEPSSSQEIESFAKGNYGVTFPVFHKIKILGSEAEPAFKFLIDSSKKEPRWNFWKYLVSPEGKVVKFWRPEEPIGTIKPEVASLIRQIIMKKREDL from the exons atggaGTCTCTCACAACTACttatcctttaaaatattccGTGCCGAAAGCCAGGgtctttgttgtttttctgtcgATGGTTTTGTGTACTGCAGTTCTCTGCCTATTGCAACTCAAGTTTTTTAAACctaaaatcaaagatttttattctttcgAAGTCAAGGATTCACGAGGAAGGATTGTTTCCTTGGAAAAGTACAGAGGGAAA GCGACTTTGGTTGTAAACGTGGCCAGTTACTGTCAACATACAGACAAAAATTACATCGCACTGCAAGAACTGCACAGAGAGTTTGGTCCCTCCCACTTCACTGTGCTGGCTTTTCCCTGCAACCAGTTTGGAGAATCAGAGCCTAGTTCAAGCCAGGAAATAGAATCTTTTGCCAAAGGAAACTATGGAGTAACCTTCCCTGTTTTCCACAAAATCAAGATTCTAGGATCAGAAGCAGAGCCGGCCTTTAAGTTTCTAATAG ATTCTTCAAAGAAAGAGCCTAGATGGAATTTCTGGAAATATCTTGTCAGCCCTGAAGGTAAAGTTGTGAAATTCTGGAGACCTGAAGAACCCATAGGAACTATCAAGCCAGAAGTAGCATCCTTGATCAGACAGATCATcatgaaaaaaagggaagatctCTGA